In Drosophila santomea strain STO CAGO 1482 chromosome 2L, Prin_Dsan_1.1, whole genome shotgun sequence, a single window of DNA contains:
- the LOC120445319 gene encoding mucin-5AC isoform X9 has product MKYSTGRRNILCLLGLCLLLLKTGPTEAQSKRPSRVTSSRSFGTNVKPNTSNGPSFDCPEEFGYYPHPSDCTQYYVCVFGGALLESCTGGLMYSHDLQTCDWPRNVGCELVDTSSERSPAQSQAQSQREPHAQHVPSRIRFGSAFGSQGGTQKAATVPPQYHRSPPQVIQAQVQNIPPPPPELRVSPNPVITSRGQPKPLIDSQEDIAKLYADAQESLPPVEEEESDRQQRVYRGQPSTVSQVQRDRDGIIHQASINSIPQSGKIGSYAFGTAYRVESSSPSSLGAPQPANIFVQPTPAAPPQQLEPNRNYYNASTFNHGGSYQPQQQHQQHQQQQLQPTPFQQAPPQEQHQQQAQAPTHPYDSSYYSVYDDDIDLYRDIEYQQQQPQEQQQAPTPQYQSTVRQQQPHATYRPLELSATPKPPSYANQPAYVSDYDEDINGQIEQDNAYDQPTRAPQSSKAHANKSYKQHIPDKSKTTTKASSTSHTTTTSSTPFPNYLTYSSNPFLKSKLQHVAKSLARLVSSSQPRTNFTSYPQAQNLTNSPRQSTSSESIPDKVTVPAQIIALIPPPTTTQRPLVKDSSGNNNLENVEAVFDESHTINQTVKLPKSRSFETSTSAKFLDFINAAAYGTSPSGNRLNEVPDKLVNRDISFRDKDISYESSSRKPEPLSKYFQKYVDSDVPPQSFKVPTNIGVRLPTEEMESASTTRPSKPIQYSLQSGSQGFSLRAELRERNVSDPIIARTNSFSSTTTTTSPKTLADLFQQYVDIKPTTYAPPLLIWRSGRPVIQQAHHRPTVASSSTSTSVTTTTSAPTTSKDEVESSSTSRAITASKSVAQPSRELDFLPRPNYMARSGYLKNSPNRVTANPAMNFVSPYKSLENLLHEERQHQHHHLRTTTRPRYTNAPAFPEFLQTTAKSPKNLFMTASIRNSSQDVLATMETGNARNFSVSDAILSTFSPQRPAPSMLRTTSTTSTTTTTTTTTTMKPHPLERTSTEVPTTVSAVVASSAIHISQAPKRARGRSRYTAATSNSLGDSVDEPTTYAPKLRLPGGYDPIPFPKRKPQRVQVIGNQRSLLSGPTAKQHEKYTVFKDALQAKDSALSAPNVLSNSLKHKPIENEASASDEPRAEALISKPLEARHQNGINEKETAMDYSSTEHVVSITERPTVKFLYSNKYRQQTAEHTLADSLQNSGYLTSPNGSLQKFRSANVLDQLRQFLSGSDSNSNSDESGNSQFVDEYSLPELRSAIGEIKQLYFPTDRPVTTTLKSSTSTLHPNTTPFATLSPIRSKAESVLPSLNILTANSISTERTTPSTPDFSTPITLKAPPVSLTTAPTIPTATATPSPFAPHTARASRVNNVIKSSIAAAALGPSTSTYQPPVSAGKTQKFKIGFATNNKNHQLQTSSVNQNGPAASASVKCSDSTLNAKCNEISSRNSNRNRGSAMYSNQDRDLQSTPNRGTHPPRTRPTLKPSGTIVSKAQEFVDIYRYPPTRPDPIYPQPTPDKTAAKCRKDVCLLPDCYCGGRDIPGELPVESIPQIVLLTFDDSVNDLNKQLYTDLFEKGRVNPNGCPITATFYVSHEWTDYSQVQNLYADGHEMASHTVSHSFGEQFSQKKWTREIAGQREILAAYGGVKMSDVRGMRAPFLSVGGNKMYKMLYDSNFTYDSSMPVYENRPPSWPYTLDYKIFHDCMIPPCPTRSYPGVWQVPMVMWQDLNGGRCSMGDACSNPSDADGVTKMIMKNFERHYTTNRAPFGLFYHAAWFTQPHHKEGFIKFLDAINAMQDVWIITNWQALQWVRDPTPISRINSFQPFQCDYSDRPKRCNNPKVCNLWHKSGVRYMKTCQPCPDIYPWTGKSGIRSSRIDNEVEEPTA; this is encoded by the exons gACCCACAGAGGCACAGAGTAAACGACCCTCACGCGTAACCAGCTCCCGCAGCTTCGGCACCAACGTCAAGCCCAACACCTCCAATGGCCCTAGTTTCGACTGCCCCGAGGAGTTCGGATACTATCCGCACCCATCGGACTGCACCCAGTACTACGTGTGCGTCTTTGGAGGAGCGCTTCTTGAGAGTTGCACTGGTGGCCTGATGTACTCGCACGACCTGCAGACCTGCGACTGGCCGCGAAACGTCGGCTGTGAGTTGGTGGACACATCCTCCGAGCGCAGCCCTGCACAAAGCCAAGCCCAGAGCCAAAGGGAACCCCATGCGCAGCACGTGCCGAGCCGAATACGCTTTGGATCCGCTTTCGGCAGTCAGGGTGGCACGCAGAAGGCGGCCACCGTGCCGCCACAGTACCATCGTTCTCCACCACAGGTAATCCAGGCGCAGGTCCAGAACATACCGCCTCCTCCACCGGAGCTGCGAGTGTCACCAAACCCGGTCATCACGTCGCGTGGCCAACCAAAACCTCTGATCGACTCCCAGGAGGACATTGCAAAG CTGTATGCCGATGCGCAGGAATCGTTGCCGCCTGTGGAAGAAGAGGAGTCCGACCGTCAGCAGAGAGTGTATCGAGGCCAACCAAGTACTGTTAGTCAAGTTCAACGCGATCGCGATGGTATTATTCACCAAGCTAGTATAAATTCTATTCCTCAAAGTGGAAAAATCGGATCTTACGCTTTTGGGACCGCCTATAG AGTTGAGTCGTCTTCACCGTCATCGCTAGGGGCTCCGCAACCCGCTAATATATTTGTACAGCCCACGCCAGCAGCTCCACCGCAACAGTTAGAGCCCAATCGTAACTACTATAATGCATCCACATTCAATCATGGGGGCAGCTACcaaccacagcagcaacaccagcaacaccagcaacaacagctacaGCCAACACCATTCCAACAAGCGCCACCACAAgaacaacatcagcagcaggcaCAAGCCCCAACACATCCCTATGACTCATCCTATTATTCGGTTTATGACGACGATATCGATTTATATAGGGATATAGAgtaccaacagcagcagccacaggagcagcagcaagcacCTACCCCCCAGTATCAGTCAACAGTGCGCCAGCAGCAGCCCCACGCAACATACCGCCCCTTAGAGCTCTCGGCCACTCCGAAGCCCCCCTCTTACGCCAACCAGCCAGCATACGTCTCGGACTATGACGAGGATATTAATGGTCAG ATTGAGCAGGATAATGCGTACGATCAGCCCACACGTGCTCCTCAAAG CTCGAAAGCGCATGCAAATAAGTCATATAAACAACATATTCCTGACAAGTCAAAAACAACTACAAAAGCTTCCAGTACCTCTCATACGACCACGACCAGCTCCACACCTTTCCCAAATTACCTTACTTATAGTTCAAATCCTTTTCTCAAATCGAAACTACAACACGTTGCTAAATCATTGGCAAGGCTAGTCTCAAGCAGTCAACCTAGGACAAATTTCACCAGTTACCCTCAAGCTCAGAACCTTACAAACTCTCCTCGCCAGTCCACAAGTTCGGAATCAATCCCTGATAAAGTTACCGTTCCCGCTCAAATTATTGCCCTAATTcccccacccaccaccacgCAAAGGCCCCTGGTAAAGGACAGCTCCGGTAATAACAACCTGGAGAACGTTGAGGCTGTCTTTGACGAGAGTCACACAATTAATCAGACGGTTAAACTGCCCAAGAGTCGCTCCTTTGAAACCAGCACATCGGCAAAGTTCCTAGATTTTATTAATGCCGCCGCGTATGGTACAAGCCCGAGTGGCAATCGTCTGAATGAAGTGCCAGATAAACTTGTTAACAGGGATATTTCTTTTCGAGACAAGGACATCTCGTACGAGTCGAGCTCACGGAAACCGGAGCCCCTGTCCAAATATTTTCAGAAATACGTCGATTCTGATGTGCCTCCACAAAGTTTTAAAGTTCCCACAAACATTGGAGTGCGATTGCCGACGGAAGAAATGGAAAGCGCAAGCACAACGCGACCAAGTAAGCCCATACAATATAGTCTTCAAAGTGGATCGCAAGGTTTTAGTTTGCGTGCCGAGCTAAGAGAACGTAATGTGTCGGATCCAATAATTGCAAGGACGAATAGTTTTTCCtccaccacaaccacaactAGCCCAAAAACACTGGCTGACTTATTTCAGCAGTACGTGGACATCAAACCTACAACATACGCTCCACCTCTTCTCATTTGGCGTAGTGGAAGACCAGTCATTCAACAGGCCCATCATAGACCTACAGTCGCAAGTTCCAGCACATCTACTAGTGTCACTACAACTACATCTGCTCCTACAACTTCTAAAGATGAAGTCGAATCCAGCAGCACTAGCAGGGCCATTACCGCATCAAAATCGGTGGCTCAGCCTAGCCGAGAACTAGATTTTCTACCAAGACCGAATTATATGGCACGTTCCGGTTATTTAAAAAACAGCCCAAATCGAGTAACAGCCAACCCTGCGATGAATTTTGTATCACCGTACAAAAGCCTAGAGAACTTGCTTCATGAAGAACGCCAGCACCAGCATCACCATCTGCGGACAACCACTAGACCCCGCTACACAAATGCACCTGCCTTTCCGGAGTTCCTCCAGACTACGGCGAAGTCACCAAAGAATCTCTTTATGACGGCGTCTATTAGGAACTCTAGTCAAGATGTTTTGGCCACGATGGAGACCGGAAACGCACGTAACTTCAGTGTCAGCGACGCTATACTCAGCACATTCAGTCCTCAGCGTCCTGCTCCAAGTATGCTGCGAACCACTAGCACTACCAGTAccacgacgacaacaacaacaactactacGATGAAACCACATCCCCTTGAAAGAACTTCGACTGAGGTTCCAACAACGGTTTCCGCCGTGGTCGCTTCCTCAGCCATCCACATTTCACAGGCCCCAAAGCGTGCCCGTGGGCGCTCTCGATACACGGCGGCCACTTCAAACAGTCTCGGGGACAGCGTGGACGAGCCCACGACTTATGCACCCAAGCTTAGATTGCCCGGCGGATATGATCCCATTCCGTTTCCTAAACGAAAGCCGCAACGAGTGCAAGTGATCGGCAATCAAAGGTCTTTATTGAGTGGACCAACAGCAAAGCAACATGAAAAGTATACGGTATTTAAGGACGCACTGCAAGCCAAAGATTCCGCCCTTAGCGCACCAAATGTTCTTAGCAACTCGCTGAAACATAAACCAATCGAAAATGAAGCTAGCGCTTCGGATGAGCCAAGAGCTGAGGCTTTAATTAGCAAGCCTTTGGAGGCCAGGCATCAGAATGGCATAAACGAAAAAGAAACTGCGATGGACTACAGCTCCACTGAACACGTGGTATCGATAACAGAACGTCCAACTGTCAAGTTCCTTTACTCAAACAAATACCGACAGCAAACTGCGGAGCACACTCTAGCAGACAGTCTTCAGAACTCAGGGTATTTAACATCGCCAAACGGGTCGTTACAGAAGTTCCGATCCGCCAACGTCCTTGACCAACTGAGGCAGTTTCTTTCCGGCAGtgacagcaacagcaatagcgATGAGAGCGGGAATTCCCAATTCGTTGATGAGTACTCACTGCCCGAATTAAGGTCCGCCATCGGTGAGATCAAGCAGCTTTACTTTCCCACCGACCGACCAGTAACGACCACTTTAAAATCAAGCACGTCTACGCTGCATCCTAATACCACGCCTTTTGCGACACTATCTCCAATCCGATCCAAGGCAGAATCCGTTTTGCCCTCTCTTAACATCTTGACCGCTAATTCGATTTCAACAGAAAGAACAACACCAAGCACTCCCGATTTTAGTACCCCTATAACCCTAAAAGCCCCACCAGTTTCTTTGACAACCGCCCCCACTATTCCCACCGCTACAGCTACACCCTCCCCATTTGCACCGCACACTGCGCGCGCTTCGAGGGTGAATAATGTCATTAAGTCGTCGATTGCTGCCGCTGCCCTAGGCCCTAGCACCTCAACCTATCAGCCACCAGTGTCAGCGGGTAAAACCCAAAAGTTCAAAATCGGCTTCGCTACCAACAATAAAAACCACCAACTCCAAACAAGCAGCGTCAACCAAAATGGCCCCGCAGCCTCAGCCTCGGTGAAGTGCTCCGATAGCACACTAAACGCCAAATGCAACGAGATCTCTTCAAG AAACAGCAATAGAAACCGGGGCAGTGCCATGTACAGCAATCAGGATAGAGACTTGCAATCCACGCCCAACCGCGGAACTCACCCACC aCGAACACGCCCCACGCTTAAGCCATCGGGCACAATTGTATCAAAGGCTCAAGAGTTTGTGGATATATACCGGTACCCACCGACCCGCCCCGACCCCATTTACCCACAGCCTACACCCGATAAAACGGCCGCCAAGTGCCGAAAGGACGTATGCCTTTTGCCAGACTGTTATTGCGGAGGAAGGGATATTCCTG GCGAACTACCTGTTGAAAGCATCCCTCAGATCGTTCTCTTGACCTTTGACGATTCCGTTAATGACCTAAACAAGCAGTTATACACGGATCTGTTTGAGAAAGGTCGCGTCAATCCAAACGGCTGTCCCATCACAGCCACTTTTTACGTTTCCCACGAGTGGACTGACTACAGTCAAGTACAGAATCTTTACGCCGATGGACATGAAATGGCCTCGCATACAGTTTC CCACAGCTTTGGCGAGCAGTTCTCGCAGAAGAAGTGGACCCGTGAAATTGCCGGACAGCGAGAGATCCTTGCTGCGTACGGCGGTGTCAAGATGTCGGATGTTCGAGGCATGCGTGCTCCTTTCCTGTCGGTGGGCGGAaacaaaatgtacaaaatgcTGTACGACTCAAACTTCACCTACGACTCTTCCATGCCTGTCTACGAGAACCGACCACCCTCCTGGCCCTACACGCTCGACTACAAGATATTCCACGACTGCATGATTCCACCTTGCCCTACCCGTTCTTATCCTGGTGTTTGGCAAGTACCCATGGTTATGTGGCAGGACCTAAACGGAGGCCGCTGTTCTATGGGCGACGCTTGCTCCAACCCCAGTGATGCAGATGGAGTGACAAAGATGATTATGAAGAATTTTGAGCGCCATTACACCACAAACAG AGCACCGTTTGGGTTGTTCTACCACGCAGCATGGTTTACCCAGCCCCATCACAAGGAGGGCTTTATAAAATTCCTCGATGCCATCAATGCGATGCAAGATGTGTGGATCATAACCAACTGGCAAGCGCTACAATGGGTGCGAGACCCTACACCGATATCGCGCATTAACTCATTCCAACCATTTCAGTGCGATTATTCG GATCGACCAAAACGCTGCAACAACCCGAAAGTGTGTAATTTGTGGCACAAGTCCGGCGTCCGATACATGAAAACGTGTCAGCCCTGCCCCGACATCTACCCCTGGACTGGAAAATCTGGAATCCGATCTTCCCGAATCGATAATGAAGTTGAGGAGCCGACGGCGTAA
- the LOC120445319 gene encoding uncharacterized protein LOC120445319 isoform X8: MKYSTGRRNILCLLGLCLLLLKTGPTEAQSKRPSRVTSSRSFGTNVKPNTSNGPSFDCPEEFGYYPHPSDCTQYYVCVFGGALLESCTGGLMYSHDLQTCDWPRNVGCELVDTSSERSPAQSQAQSQREPHAQHVPSRIRFGSAFGSQGGTQKAATVPPQYHRSPPQVIQAQVQNIPPPPPELRVSPNPVITSRGQPKPLIDSQEDIAKLYADAQESLPPVEEEESDRQQRVYRGQPSTVSQVQRDRDGIIHQASINSIPQSGKIGSYAFGTAYSENLQDDQTIELSHNRLDENRQRNRRDLSAQPTKISGKEPTAEKNHKNSNCSSDVLEHDSLIGLSVCTETSNNSNSSQERLEDNAPAASGLRKYSSKIPQLKSETAMEFDYEQIPGEDSQLMEGHGDEDDVATGESKRRPRQLRPISHTSLKWPGQNYRAIDAPPSPPISQQTGYSFGSYNPYLTPPNPVHNQPPYGNPNYNHLPGYHSYVHQQQQLASAGPLTQKKQKVAYTGYNLSLPPPSLEDDFRPIAGNYYEAAGAAQASPRSPNNLQHHSNAGDLLPYLIQQLKELKEQRKHLQSDNFAYFRLENQPVSPVPTHGVTPVPTISTTYYSPVDPSKMSQQVTPSGQYSTMGGFYNNQKPGQTPLNPNYPGKLVSQYSIASNGHGSTTESNYFQYNIVANQKMKGVFSTAPPNQIGHSAVKVTPPVTPLQVTQSINVVSAPNLAYKIPNRLQQAPLYDFSHLPVGISYANNSTIPESYQTFTKSVSTSETLLPDVPTTTPKSKLTNFQFDINEFMANLKDSDLASVNPAVNPLIKYFKELSTDDNGNTNVPNPIVGRRPVTGSTSTLNNTATTTQEAITPNPPASKNRIRPEPTPPTRSTPTTIRTLKGYENFIKGIQNQLNARNSSQSPAYSTSTTSMRMPTTTTIKSVDYYDEDYEEDEDILPPSQMPPYMPVSETMAPPRRNLATAKPNTESPGKGRINFQTGFLEATTTRRPFPSFTKLNQASAEADVPSFISFPSDIFQELKQRLPKLPESNTPQSSSKLLTTPRSVRPTAHPRPISSTTEQQSTRVRFTTIRPRIRGQQKWMTASPVHEQKEINNHTENSPVVLSSSKQSNPGGLPLNSIHAGSSPERHRDIEYQQQQPQEQQQAPTPQYQSTVRQQQPHATYRPLELSATPKPPSYANQPAYVSDYDEDINGQIEQDNAYDQPTRAPQRAEHVVIQKLDTPARHSSTLTLTTPASPPEDPTYYERITTPYAPKRGPVDYAYGSAEDYDQSERTLTGVKARPHTGTDGSDLIANVVGHTEKTTATPPTRSQNTKTTPPNTRSHARISNTTTQAVTFTQSSTITSTSTYSPTTTSKLARNSNRNRGSAMYSNQDRDLQSTPNRGTHPPRTRPTLKPSGTIVSKAQEFVDIYRYPPTRPDPIYPQPTPDKTAAKCRKDVCLLPDCYCGGRDIPGGLNASDTPQFVLMTFDDAVNTINIDLYEELFNNKSRKNPNGCSWRGTFYLSHEWTDYGMVQDLYSQGHEMASHSVSASDHSLHRYLVRALLKGLLSTYIPCYDVRTFFTHISSALLGELPVESIPQIVLLTFDDSVNDLNKQLYTDLFEKGRVNPNGCPITATFYVSHEWTDYSQVQNLYADGHEMASHTVSHSFGEQFSQKKWTREIAGQREILAAYGGVKMSDVRGMRAPFLSVGGNKMYKMLYDSNFTYDSSMPVYENRPPSWPYTLDYKIFHDCMIPPCPTRSYPGVWQVPMVMWQDLNGGRCSMGDACSNPSDADGVTKMIMKNFERHYTTNRAPFGLFYHAAWFTQPHHKEGFIKFLDAINAMQDVWIITNWQALQWVRDPTPISRINSFQPFQCDYSDRPKRCNNPKVCNLWHKSGVRYMKTCQPCPDIYPWTGKSGIRSSRIDNEVEEPTA, from the exons gACCCACAGAGGCACAGAGTAAACGACCCTCACGCGTAACCAGCTCCCGCAGCTTCGGCACCAACGTCAAGCCCAACACCTCCAATGGCCCTAGTTTCGACTGCCCCGAGGAGTTCGGATACTATCCGCACCCATCGGACTGCACCCAGTACTACGTGTGCGTCTTTGGAGGAGCGCTTCTTGAGAGTTGCACTGGTGGCCTGATGTACTCGCACGACCTGCAGACCTGCGACTGGCCGCGAAACGTCGGCTGTGAGTTGGTGGACACATCCTCCGAGCGCAGCCCTGCACAAAGCCAAGCCCAGAGCCAAAGGGAACCCCATGCGCAGCACGTGCCGAGCCGAATACGCTTTGGATCCGCTTTCGGCAGTCAGGGTGGCACGCAGAAGGCGGCCACCGTGCCGCCACAGTACCATCGTTCTCCACCACAGGTAATCCAGGCGCAGGTCCAGAACATACCGCCTCCTCCACCGGAGCTGCGAGTGTCACCAAACCCGGTCATCACGTCGCGTGGCCAACCAAAACCTCTGATCGACTCCCAGGAGGACATTGCAAAG CTGTATGCCGATGCGCAGGAATCGTTGCCGCCTGTGGAAGAAGAGGAGTCCGACCGTCAGCAGAGAGTGTATCGAGGCCAACCAAGTACTGTTAGTCAAGTTCAACGCGATCGCGATGGTATTATTCACCAAGCTAGTATAAATTCTATTCCTCAAAGTGGAAAAATCGGATCTTACGCTTTTGGGACCGCCTATAG CGAAAACCTGCAGGACGACCAGACGATCGAACTGTCCCACAACCGACTTGATGAAAATAGGCAGCGCAATCGCCGCGACCTTAGTGCCCAGCCGACGAAAATTTCCGGTAAGGAACCTACAGCAGAAAAAAATCACAAGAACTCAAATTGTTCAAGCGATGTATTGGAGCATGACAGTCTAATCGGGCTCTCTGTTTGTACTGAGACTTCAAATAACTCAAACAGTTCACAAGAACGCTTAGAAGATAATGCGCCGGCAGCTAGTGGGCTGCGTAAATACTCTTCAAAAATCCCTCAGCTAAAGAGCGAAACCGCAATGGAATTCGACTACGAACAAATTCCTGGCGAAGACAGCCAGTTGATGGAAGGACATGGAGACGAGGATGATGTGGCCACGGGTGAGTCGAAGAGACGACCGCGCCAGTTGCGACCCATTTCTCATACATCATTGAAGTGGCCGGGCCAAAACTACCGCGCCATTGACGCACCCCCTTCCCCACCGATTTCTCAGCAAACGGGATACAGCTTTGGAAGCTATAATCCATACCTCACGCCACCCAATCCTGTCCATAACCAACCGCCTTACGGCAACCCCAACTATAATCACCTACCCGGCTACCACTCATACgtgcatcagcagcaacaattggcTTCCGCTGGTCCACTCACTCAGAAAAAGCAGAAAGTGGCCTACACCGGCTACAATCTGTCTTTGCCTCCACCATCGCTGGAGGATGACTTTCGTCCCATTGCGGGCAACTACTACGAAGCTGCCGGTGCAGCTCAAGCTAGTCCGCGTTCGCCTAACAACCTACAGCACCATTCTAACGCTGGCGACCTACTTCCTTATCTGATACAACAGTTGAAGGAGCTAAAAGAACAGCGCAAGCACCTTCAGAGTGATAACTTTGCGTACTTCCGATTGGAAAATCAGCCAGTGAGCCCGGTTCCCACTCATGGAGTCACACCCGTACCCACAATTAGCACCACTTACTACTCCCCAGTAGACCCGTCAAAGATGTCACAACAGGTTACACCAAGCGGTCAGTACAGCACAATGGGCGGATTCTACAACAACCAAAAACCTGGTCAAACCCCCTTAAATCCCAACTATCCCGGAAAGTTGGTATCCCAGTATAGTATTGCCTCTAACGGACATGGCAGCACGACGGAGAGCAACTACTTTCAATACAATATTGTTGCTAACCAAAAGATGAAAGGTGTCTTTAGCACCGCTCCGCCAAACCAGATCGGCCATTCTGCAGTTAAAGTTACGCCACCAGTCACGCCGCTGCAGGTGACTCAGAGTATTAACGTGGTGTCTGCCCCAAATTTGGCCTACAAAATACCTAATCGTCTGCAGCAAGCCCCACTTTATGACTTCTCACACCTTCCCGTAGGTATTAGCTACGCCAACAACAGCACTATTCCAGAATCCTACCAAACTTTCACAAAGTCTGTCAGCACATCAGAAACGCTGCTGCCAGATGTGCCCACTACAACGCCTAAGTCAAAGCTCACAAACTTTCAGTTTGACATCAACGAGTTCATGGCTAATCTTAAGGACAGCGATTTGGCCAGTGTCAACCCGGCCGTAAATCCGTTGATCAAGTATTTTAAAGAGTTAAGTACCGACGACAACGGAAATACAAATGTGCCCAATCCGATAGTTGGTCGACGCCCCGTAACTGGCAGTACCAGCACCTTGAACAACACAGCTACGACCACCCAGGAAGCCATCACGCCGAACCCACCAGCGTCCAAAAATCGGATAAGACCCGAGCCGACACCACCGACACGAAGCACTCCCACTACAATTAGGACTCTGAAAGGCTACGAAAACTTCATAAAGGGCATACAGAACCAACTCAACGCGCGAAACTCTAGCCAAAGTCCCGCCTACAGCACATCAACCACTTCTATGCGAATGCCAACCACCACGACCATCAAGAGCGTCGACTATTATGACGAGGATTACGAAGAGGATGAAGACATATTGCCTCCGTCTCAAATGCCCCCTTATATGCCAGTGTCCGAGACCATGGCCCCTCCCCGCCGAAATTTGGCTACGGCAAAGCCCAATACTGAGTCGCCAGGAAAGGGGCGAATCAACTTCCAGACGGGCTTCCTAGAGGCAACGACAACTCGACGTCCGTTCCCCAGCTTCACCAAGCTGAACCAAGCAAGTGCTGAAGCCGACGTGCCTTCATTTATCAGCTTTCCCAGTGACATCTTCCAAGAGCTAAAGCAGCGGCTGCCCAAGCTCCCAGAATCCAACACCCCACAATCCAGTTCCAAACTACTTACAACTCCACGCAGTGTGCGCCCAACAGCCCATCCAAGGCCTATCTCCTCCACCACAGAGCAGCAGTCAACTCGAGTGCGTTTTACAACAATCCGACCACGCATACGAGGACAACAAAAATGGATGACGGCTTCTCCAGTCCATGAacaaaaggaaataaataacCATACTGAAAACAGTCCCGTTGTCTTAAGCTCAAGCAAGCAAAGCAATCCGGGCGGCCTCCCACTGAACTCAATACATGCCGGCTCAAGCCCAGAAAGACACAG GGATATAGAgtaccaacagcagcagccacaggagcagcagcaagcacCTACCCCCCAGTATCAGTCAACAGTGCGCCAGCAGCAGCCCCACGCAACATACCGCCCCTTAGAGCTCTCGGCCACTCCGAAGCCCCCCTCTTACGCCAACCAGCCAGCATACGTCTCGGACTATGACGAGGATATTAATGGTCAG ATTGAGCAGGATAATGCGTACGATCAGCCCACACGTGCTCCTCAAAG GGCAGAACATGTGGTCATACAAAAACTGGATACCCCGGCCAGGCACTCGAGCACACTCACTCTAACGACGCCCGCATCCCCACCGGAAGATCCCACATACTACGAAAGGATAACTACGCCCTATGCTCCGAAGCGCGGGCCTGTCGACTACGCCTATGGGTCGGCAGAAGACTACGACCAGAGCGAGCGTACACTCACTGGAGTCAAGGCAAGGCCCCATACCGGTACGGATGGCTCTGACCTGATTGCCAATGTTGTGGGACATACCGAAAAGACCACCGCGACGCCACCAACACGATCGCAGAACACGAAGACGACTCCGCCAAATACCAGAAGCCATGCAAGGATTTCCAATACGACCACACAAGCTGTTACGTTTACACAGTCCTCAACAATAACAAGCACATCAACATATTCTCCAACGACAACATCAAAACTTGCAAG AAACAGCAATAGAAACCGGGGCAGTGCCATGTACAGCAATCAGGATAGAGACTTGCAATCCACGCCCAACCGCGGAACTCACCCACC aCGAACACGCCCCACGCTTAAGCCATCGGGCACAATTGTATCAAAGGCTCAAGAGTTTGTGGATATATACCGGTACCCACCGACCCGCCCCGACCCCATTTACCCACAGCCTACACCCGATAAAACGGCCGCCAAGTGCCGAAAGGACGTATGCCTTTTGCCAGACTGTTATTGCGGAGGAAGGGATATTCCTG GCGGATTGAACGCCTCAGATACTCCGCAATTTGTACTTATGACGTTTGATGATGCTGTCAACACCATTAATATTGACTTGTACGAGGAACTCTTTAATAATAAGTCGCGGAAAAATCCGAACGGCTGTTCGTGGCGCGGAACTTTTTACCTATCTCACGAGTGGACGGACTACGGCATGGTACAGGATTTGTACTCACAAGGGCATGAAATGGCTTCCCACAGCGTTTC CGCCTCTGATCACAGTCTACATCGGTATCTTGTTCGCGCTTTGCTAAAAGGGTTGCTCTCTACATATATCCCCTGCTATGATGTTCGTACTTTTTTCACCCACATTTCATCTGCATTGTTAGGCGAACTACCTGTTGAAAGCATCCCTCAGATCGTTCTCTTGACCTTTGACGATTCCGTTAATGACCTAAACAAGCAGTTATACACGGATCTGTTTGAGAAAGGTCGCGTCAATCCAAACGGCTGTCCCATCACAGCCACTTTTTACGTTTCCCACGAGTGGACTGACTACAGTCAAGTACAGAATCTTTACGCCGATGGACATGAAATGGCCTCGCATACAGTTTC CCACAGCTTTGGCGAGCAGTTCTCGCAGAAGAAGTGGACCCGTGAAATTGCCGGACAGCGAGAGATCCTTGCTGCGTACGGCGGTGTCAAGATGTCGGATGTTCGAGGCATGCGTGCTCCTTTCCTGTCGGTGGGCGGAaacaaaatgtacaaaatgcTGTACGACTCAAACTTCACCTACGACTCTTCCATGCCTGTCTACGAGAACCGACCACCCTCCTGGCCCTACACGCTCGACTACAAGATATTCCACGACTGCATGATTCCACCTTGCCCTACCCGTTCTTATCCTGGTGTTTGGCAAGTACCCATGGTTATGTGGCAGGACCTAAACGGAGGCCGCTGTTCTATGGGCGACGCTTGCTCCAACCCCAGTGATGCAGATGGAGTGACAAAGATGATTATGAAGAATTTTGAGCGCCATTACACCACAAACAG AGCACCGTTTGGGTTGTTCTACCACGCAGCATGGTTTACCCAGCCCCATCACAAGGAGGGCTTTATAAAATTCCTCGATGCCATCAATGCGATGCAAGATGTGTGGATCATAACCAACTGGCAAGCGCTACAATGGGTGCGAGACCCTACACCGATATCGCGCATTAACTCATTCCAACCATTTCAGTGCGATTATTCG GATCGACCAAAACGCTGCAACAACCCGAAAGTGTGTAATTTGTGGCACAAGTCCGGCGTCCGATACATGAAAACGTGTCAGCCCTGCCCCGACATCTACCCCTGGACTGGAAAATCTGGAATCCGATCTTCCCGAATCGATAATGAAGTTGAGGAGCCGACGGCGTAA